Proteins from a genomic interval of Gadus morhua chromosome 21, gadMor3.0, whole genome shotgun sequence:
- the plekhg3 gene encoding pleckstrin homology domain-containing family G member 3 isoform X6, whose translation MAPSPQLSYVDRVVMEIIETERMYVRDLRMIVEDYLAHIIDHADLSVGPELVCSLFGNIEDIYEFNSELLQSLDQCDNDPVAIARCFVMKSEYFDIYTQYCTNYPNSVAALTECMRNKSLAKFFRERQASLKRSLPLGSYLLKPVQRILKYHLLLQEIAKHSDQQGADYDVVEEAIYTMTGVAWYINDMKRRHEHAVRLQEVQSLMLHWKGPDLTTYGELVLEGTFKVHRAKNERTLFLFDRMLLITKRRGEHYVYKANISCSTLMLIESAKDSLSFSVTHYKHPKQSHTVQARNLEEKKLWSHHIKRIILENHHAIIPQKAKEAILEMDSIYPSKYRYSPDRLKKALSVQTDDPLPTNRQGRRQSEPIKKFFEGTKAVLKHAASEGTVPGEEDSRGGALGFGLGGSGSDRPREEEEEEEEEECGGRKASVDDQEVVMDSDDADDDMMLLEDYQVADFASSMLAAISCWHSRARALLSLGDPTDEEIGNIAQEENHQRLPGVGEPPAELQASEQQSCLQKNSESKPTDSYSNTSSKISASPGTKKPAAEPPAAEAPTAEPPTAEPAVKVKNREEASSASQDSDSKTLSSEESSEEEDHEEAVKGRKATSILPTSVLSRAGAIAQHFQGSTRRPSQASDDALSPNCLSPRLSSRTGSIHSPKITSPCSDGPEVFRPADANMLSPRDDDGGVTGGAPQRRDSTLSKHDQLLIGKIKSYYEVAESHDPAFCLRRRESLTSIPTGLVRNSVSHFNCIPTDTPHPGEGVQGKPSSSAADDNGRAPGEPDSGDQGGIHMKAVSYQQEGTAVIVGGSVGYSSALATAPVLQEEFRSSSEMIQIWQAMEHDLSRPSVRRRETPIQAARSSRTAAGGLPANPNSDGEKGGSDLGTIAEETPSVSKQRTNGPAGRAGSLRETLKLWGEAVPVVRPPRVLELRGQTQGQSVQLEKDSQDDLDSAKSKVLSLARQYSQRIKTSKPTVRVQAADPRLGKRALASVVEESETSGKPSLSLPLVPGHQPRTAPRLSPVEPGAPGPDPGARARSRSPNSPPPMEGFCWPDVRELRSKYGLSDGPAPGQVPVGRSMSVPEGMTTDGGIKRRSSYTFPLLPPAERGEGGAEGGGADTPPEDAGRYRLQRTKSLDHRLSGVPLGRLEKLPEEASNGGFHGYYISGEAGLPGDESRRVVVVEKLPDEPAVATGDAAEAAGGEEGGENFVQIRSPTSREKISIRAVIDRCRAYQETEEYKLREEDAAKTEAGLGGARGKEPDKSAASSTEPEGQESGSTQQSVVKNLRQKFQKLK comes from the exons ATGGCGCCCAGCCCCCAGCTCAGCTACGTGGACCGCGTCGTCATGGAGATCATCGAGACGGAGCGCATGTACGTCCGAGACCTGCGCATGATCGTCGAG GACTACTTGGCCCACATCATCGACCACGCTGACCTGTCGGTGGGCCCCGAGCTGGTCTGCTCCCTGTTCGGGAACATCGAGGACATCTATGAGTTCAACAG TGAGCTCCTGCAATCACTGGACCAGTGTGATAACGACCCGGTCGCCATCGCCAGGTGCTTCGTCATGAAG AGTGAGTACTTTGACATCTACACGCAGTACTGCACCAACTACCCAAA CTCGGTGGCGGCGCTGACCGAGTGCATGAGGAACAAGTCCCTGGCCAAGTTCTTCCGGGAGCGCCAGGCGTCCCTGAAGCGCTCCCTCCCGCTGGGCTCCTACCTCCTGAAGCCCGTCCAGAGGATCCTCAAGTACCACCTCCTGCTGCAG gaGATCGCTAAGCACTctgaccagcagggggcagactACGACGTGGTGGAAGAGGCCATCTACACCATGACGGGCGTGGCCTGGTACATCAACGACATGAAGAGACGCCACGAGCACGCCGTGCGCCTGCAG GAGGTGCAGTCCCTGATGCTCCACTGGAAGGGTCCGGACCTGACCACCTACGGGGAGCTGGTCCTGGAGGGGACCTTCAAGGTCCACCGGGCCAAGAACGAGAGGACCCTGTTCCTGTTCGACCGCATGCTGCTCATCACCAAGCGCCGCGGGGAGCACTACGTCTACAAGGCGAACATCTCT TGCTCCACTCTGATGCTGATCGAGAGCGCCAAGGACTCTCTGAGCTTCAGTGTCACGCACTACAAACACCCCAAACAGTCCCACACTGTGCAG GCTCGTaacctggaggagaagaagctgtGGTCCCACCACATCAAACGGATCATCCTGGAGAACCACCATGCCATCATCCCTCAGAAG GCAAAGGAAGCCATCTTGGAAATGGACTCAATAT ATCCGTCTAAGTACCGCTACAGCCCCGACCGGCTGAAGAAGGCTCTGTCCGTCCAAACAGACGATCCGCTGCCTACTAATCGTCAGGGGCGACGCCAGTCAG AACCAATTAAAAAATTCTTTGAGGGCACCAAAG CTGTCCTGAAG CATGCAGCCAGCGAGGGGACTGTCCCGGGGGAGGAGGACTCCAGGGGCGGCGCCCTGGGCTTCGGCCTGGGGGGGTCGGGCTCCGACCGGCCccgggaagaggaggaagaggaggaggaggaggagtgtggtgGGAGGAAGGCCTCTGTGGACGACCAGGAGGTGGTAATGGACAGTGATGACGCTGATGATGACATGATGCTGCTGGAGGACTATCAGGTAGCGGACTTCGCTAGCTCCATGCTCGCAGCCATTTCCTGCTGGCATTCTAGAGCCAGAGCTCTGCTTTCTCTTGGGGACCCAACG GATGAGGAGATCGGAAACATCGCTCAGGAAGAGAACCACCAGAGACTTCCAGGTGTGGGGGAGCCACCGGCAGAGCTCCAG GCTTCTGAGCAGCAGTCATGTCTCCAGAAGAACTCAGAGTCCAAGCCAACAGATTCGTATTCGAACACCTCTTCCAAGATCTCTGCTTCTCCTGGAACAAAGAAGCCAGCAGCAGAGCCACCAGCAGCAGAAGCTCCAACAGCAGAACCTCCAACAGCAGAACCGGCTGTGAAGGTGAAGAACCGGGAGGAAGCGTCTTCTGCCAGCCAGGACTCCGACTCAAAGACCCTGAGCAGCGAGGAGTCCTCAGAAGAGGAGGACCACGAGGAGGCCGTCAAGGGGAGGAAGGCCACCAGCATCCTCCCCACCTCCGTCCTGAGCCGGGCCGGTGCCATCGCTCAGCACTTCCAGGGAAGCACACGGCGACCTAGCCAGGCCTCCGACGACGCCCTTTCCCCGAACTGTCTGTCGCCACGGTTATCGAGTCGCACCGGCAGCATCCACAGCCCCAAGATCACCAGCCCGTGTTCAGACGGACCCGAGGTGTTCCGGCCGGCCGACGCCAACATGCTGTCGCCGCGGGACGACGACGGCGGCGTGACGGGAGGGGCCCCCCAGCGGAGGGACTCCACCCTGTCCAAACACGACCAGCTGCTCATCGGGAAGATCAAGAGCTACTACGAGGTGGCCGAGAGCCACGACCCGGCCTTCTGCCTGCGACGGCGGGAGAGCCTGACCTCCATCCCCACGGGGCTGGTCCGCAACTCCGTCAGCCACTTCAACTGCATCCCGACGGACACGCCACATCCCGGTGAGGGCGTCCAGGGGAAGCCCTCTTCTTCTGCCGCGGACGACAACGGCCGAGCCCCGGGAGAACCAGACTCTGGGGACCAGGGGGGCATCCACATGAAGGCCGTGTCCTATCAGCAGGAGGGCACTGCGGTCATAGTGGGCGGGAGCGTTGGCTACTCCAGTGCTCTGGCCACGGCTCCCGTGCTGCAGGAGGAGTTCAGGTCGTCGTCTGAGATGATCCAGATTTGGCAGGCGATGGAGCACGACCTGAGCAGACCCTCAGTGCGTAGGCGCGAGACCCCCATCCAGGCAGCCAGAAGCTCCAGGACGGCTGCCGGGGGTCTCCCGGCAAACCCCAACTCTGACGGGGAGAAGGGAGGCTCCGACCTCGGCACCATAGCAGAGGAAACCCCCAGCGTCTCCAAACAGAGAACCAACGGACCCGCGGGCCGAGCCGGGAGTTTACGGGAGACCTTGAAGCTGTGGGGAGAGGCGGTTCCGGTCGTGAGACCCCCAAGGGTGTTGGAGCTCAGGGGCCAGACGCAGGGTCAGTCTGTCCAGCTGGAGAAGGACTCCCAGGACGACCTGGACAGCGCTAAGAGCAAGGTGCTGAGCCTCGCGCGACAGTACAGCCAGCGCATCAAAACATCCAAGCCAACGGTCCGGGTGCAGGCTGCGGACCCCCGTCTGGGGAAGAGAGCCCTGGCATCTgtggtggaggagagcgagacctcag GTAAACCCAGCCTGAGTCTCCCCCTGGTCCCGGGCCACCAGCCCCGGACCGCCCCCCGGCTGAGCCCGGTGGAGCCTGGCGCTCCGGGGCCCGACCCGGGGGCCAGGGCGCGCTCCAGGAGCCCCAACAGCCCGCCTCCCATGGAAGGCTTCTGCTGGCCCGACGTCCGGGAGCTGAGGTCCAAGTACGGCCTGTCGGACGGCCCCGCGCCCGGCCAGGTACCGGTGGGCCGCAGCATGTCGGTCCCGGAGGGGATGACCACGGACGGCGGGATCAAGAGACGCTCCAGCTacaccttccccctcctccccccggcggagagaggggaaggaggagcggaaggagggggggcagaTACCCCCCCGGAGGACGCGGGGAGGTACAGACTGCAGAGGACAAAGTCCCTGGACCACCGGCTGAGTGGCGTTCCGCTCGGTCGGCTGGAGAAGCTTCCGGAGGAGGCGTCCAACGGCGGCTTCCACGGTTACTACATCTCAGGGGAAGCGGGGTTACCCGGCGACGAGAGTCGGAGGGTCGTCGTGGTGGAGAAGCTGCCCGACGAGCCGGCGGTGGCGACCGGAGACGCGGCAGAAGCAGCCGGAGGGGAGGAAGGCGGGGAGAACTTCGTCCAGATCCGCTCGCCCACCAGCAGGGAGAAGATCTCCATCAGGGCGGTGATCGACCGCTGCCGGGCCTACCAGGAGACGGAGGAGTACAAACTCAGGGAGGAGGACGCCGCCAAGACGGAGGCTGGGCTGGGCGGGGCGAGGGGCAAAGAGCCGGACAAGAGCGCCGCGTCGTCGACGGAGCCGGAGGGCCAGGAGTCGGGCTCCACCCAGCAGAGCGTGGTGAAGAACCTCAGGCAAAAGTTCCAGAAGCTGAAGTGA
- the plekhg3 gene encoding pleckstrin homology domain-containing family G member 3 isoform X1 — MVRQKLMGSVCNGTDRWGEGRWGRSKRGVFLGPGLDVYTIRRIGLKSKHRLGHWLGGLSQYFLVRYSKHTQEGLDSPRHSAASSGSTERAPSATPSDGSDPPSAARRPLSLVSTLSSGSASSRDDCQAPPPTGASSPTPSGEDIDLEPIEDDVTKGRGFGGERNNNNSNGSASPAGRTAFRRQPKVAAASDAMAPSPQLSYVDRVVMEIIETERMYVRDLRMIVEDYLAHIIDHADLSVGPELVCSLFGNIEDIYEFNSELLQSLDQCDNDPVAIARCFVMKSEYFDIYTQYCTNYPNSVAALTECMRNKSLAKFFRERQASLKRSLPLGSYLLKPVQRILKYHLLLQEIAKHSDQQGADYDVVEEAIYTMTGVAWYINDMKRRHEHAVRLQEVQSLMLHWKGPDLTTYGELVLEGTFKVHRAKNERTLFLFDRMLLITKRRGEHYVYKANISCSTLMLIESAKDSLSFSVTHYKHPKQSHTVQARNLEEKKLWSHHIKRIILENHHAIIPQKAKEAILEMDSIYPSKYRYSPDRLKKALSVQTDDPLPTNRQGRRQSEPIKKFFEGTKAVLKHAASEGTVPGEEDSRGGALGFGLGGSGSDRPREEEEEEEEEECGGRKASVDDQEVVMDSDDADDDMMLLEDYQVADFASSMLAAISCWHSRARALLSLGDPTDEEIGNIAQEENHQRLPGVGEPPAELQASEQQSCLQKNSESKPTDSYSNTSSKISASPGTKKPAAEPPAAEAPTAEPPTAEPAVKVKNREEASSASQDSDSKTLSSEESSEEEDHEEAVKGRKATSILPTSVLSRAGAIAQHFQGSTRRPSQASDDALSPNCLSPRLSSRTGSIHSPKITSPCSDGPEVFRPADANMLSPRDDDGGVTGGAPQRRDSTLSKHDQLLIGKIKSYYEVAESHDPAFCLRRRESLTSIPTGLVRNSVSHFNCIPTDTPHPGEGVQGKPSSSAADDNGRAPGEPDSGDQGGIHMKAVSYQQEGTAVIVGGSVGYSSALATAPVLQEEFRSSSEMIQIWQAMEHDLSRPSVRRRETPIQAARSSRTAAGGLPANPNSDGEKGGSDLGTIAEETPSVSKQRTNGPAGRAGSLRETLKLWGEAVPVVRPPRVLELRGQTQGQSVQLEKDSQDDLDSAKSKVLSLARQYSQRIKTSKPTVRVQAADPRLGKRALASVVEESETSGKPSLSLPLVPGHQPRTAPRLSPVEPGAPGPDPGARARSRSPNSPPPMEGFCWPDVRELRSKYGLSDGPAPGQVPVGRSMSVPEGMTTDGGIKRRSSYTFPLLPPAERGEGGAEGGGADTPPEDAGRYRLQRTKSLDHRLSGVPLGRLEKLPEEASNGGFHGYYISGEAGLPGDESRRVVVVEKLPDEPAVATGDAAEAAGGEEGGENFVQIRSPTSREKISIRAVIDRCRAYQETEEYKLREEDAAKTEAGLGGARGKEPDKSAASSTEPEGQESGSTQQSVVKNLRQKFQKLK; from the exons ATGGTGCGGCAGAAACTCATGGGTTCTGTGTGCAATGGTACGGATAGATGGGGGGAGGGTAGGTGGGGTAGGAGTAAACGGGGTGTATTTTTGGGTCCCGGTTTGGATGTGTACACCATCAGGAGGATTGGGTTAAAATCCAAGCACAGACTGGGTCACTGGCTCG GTGGGCTGTCTCAGTACTTCCTGGTCAGGTATTCTAAACACACCCAGGAGGGTCTAG ACTCCCCACGCCACTCTGCGGCCTCCAGTGGGAGTACCGAGCGCGCTCCGTCCGCCACGCCCTCGGACGGCTCCGACCCGCCGTCCGCCGCCCGCCGCCCACTGAGCCTggtctccaccctctcctccggctccgcctcctccagagACGACtgccaagccccgccccccaccggcgcctccagccccaccccctCAGGCGAGGACATTGACCTTGAGCCAATCGAAGATGATGTGACGAAGGGGCGTGGCTTCGGCGGCgagaggaacaacaacaacagcaacggcTCCGCCTCCCCGGCCGGTCGGACCGCGTTCCGCCGGCAGCCCAAGGTGGCGGCGGCGAGCGACGCCATGGCGCCCAGCCCCCAGCTCAGCTACGTGGACCGCGTCGTCATGGAGATCATCGAGACGGAGCGCATGTACGTCCGAGACCTGCGCATGATCGTCGAG GACTACTTGGCCCACATCATCGACCACGCTGACCTGTCGGTGGGCCCCGAGCTGGTCTGCTCCCTGTTCGGGAACATCGAGGACATCTATGAGTTCAACAG TGAGCTCCTGCAATCACTGGACCAGTGTGATAACGACCCGGTCGCCATCGCCAGGTGCTTCGTCATGAAG AGTGAGTACTTTGACATCTACACGCAGTACTGCACCAACTACCCAAA CTCGGTGGCGGCGCTGACCGAGTGCATGAGGAACAAGTCCCTGGCCAAGTTCTTCCGGGAGCGCCAGGCGTCCCTGAAGCGCTCCCTCCCGCTGGGCTCCTACCTCCTGAAGCCCGTCCAGAGGATCCTCAAGTACCACCTCCTGCTGCAG gaGATCGCTAAGCACTctgaccagcagggggcagactACGACGTGGTGGAAGAGGCCATCTACACCATGACGGGCGTGGCCTGGTACATCAACGACATGAAGAGACGCCACGAGCACGCCGTGCGCCTGCAG GAGGTGCAGTCCCTGATGCTCCACTGGAAGGGTCCGGACCTGACCACCTACGGGGAGCTGGTCCTGGAGGGGACCTTCAAGGTCCACCGGGCCAAGAACGAGAGGACCCTGTTCCTGTTCGACCGCATGCTGCTCATCACCAAGCGCCGCGGGGAGCACTACGTCTACAAGGCGAACATCTCT TGCTCCACTCTGATGCTGATCGAGAGCGCCAAGGACTCTCTGAGCTTCAGTGTCACGCACTACAAACACCCCAAACAGTCCCACACTGTGCAG GCTCGTaacctggaggagaagaagctgtGGTCCCACCACATCAAACGGATCATCCTGGAGAACCACCATGCCATCATCCCTCAGAAG GCAAAGGAAGCCATCTTGGAAATGGACTCAATAT ATCCGTCTAAGTACCGCTACAGCCCCGACCGGCTGAAGAAGGCTCTGTCCGTCCAAACAGACGATCCGCTGCCTACTAATCGTCAGGGGCGACGCCAGTCAG AACCAATTAAAAAATTCTTTGAGGGCACCAAAG CTGTCCTGAAG CATGCAGCCAGCGAGGGGACTGTCCCGGGGGAGGAGGACTCCAGGGGCGGCGCCCTGGGCTTCGGCCTGGGGGGGTCGGGCTCCGACCGGCCccgggaagaggaggaagaggaggaggaggaggagtgtggtgGGAGGAAGGCCTCTGTGGACGACCAGGAGGTGGTAATGGACAGTGATGACGCTGATGATGACATGATGCTGCTGGAGGACTATCAGGTAGCGGACTTCGCTAGCTCCATGCTCGCAGCCATTTCCTGCTGGCATTCTAGAGCCAGAGCTCTGCTTTCTCTTGGGGACCCAACG GATGAGGAGATCGGAAACATCGCTCAGGAAGAGAACCACCAGAGACTTCCAGGTGTGGGGGAGCCACCGGCAGAGCTCCAG GCTTCTGAGCAGCAGTCATGTCTCCAGAAGAACTCAGAGTCCAAGCCAACAGATTCGTATTCGAACACCTCTTCCAAGATCTCTGCTTCTCCTGGAACAAAGAAGCCAGCAGCAGAGCCACCAGCAGCAGAAGCTCCAACAGCAGAACCTCCAACAGCAGAACCGGCTGTGAAGGTGAAGAACCGGGAGGAAGCGTCTTCTGCCAGCCAGGACTCCGACTCAAAGACCCTGAGCAGCGAGGAGTCCTCAGAAGAGGAGGACCACGAGGAGGCCGTCAAGGGGAGGAAGGCCACCAGCATCCTCCCCACCTCCGTCCTGAGCCGGGCCGGTGCCATCGCTCAGCACTTCCAGGGAAGCACACGGCGACCTAGCCAGGCCTCCGACGACGCCCTTTCCCCGAACTGTCTGTCGCCACGGTTATCGAGTCGCACCGGCAGCATCCACAGCCCCAAGATCACCAGCCCGTGTTCAGACGGACCCGAGGTGTTCCGGCCGGCCGACGCCAACATGCTGTCGCCGCGGGACGACGACGGCGGCGTGACGGGAGGGGCCCCCCAGCGGAGGGACTCCACCCTGTCCAAACACGACCAGCTGCTCATCGGGAAGATCAAGAGCTACTACGAGGTGGCCGAGAGCCACGACCCGGCCTTCTGCCTGCGACGGCGGGAGAGCCTGACCTCCATCCCCACGGGGCTGGTCCGCAACTCCGTCAGCCACTTCAACTGCATCCCGACGGACACGCCACATCCCGGTGAGGGCGTCCAGGGGAAGCCCTCTTCTTCTGCCGCGGACGACAACGGCCGAGCCCCGGGAGAACCAGACTCTGGGGACCAGGGGGGCATCCACATGAAGGCCGTGTCCTATCAGCAGGAGGGCACTGCGGTCATAGTGGGCGGGAGCGTTGGCTACTCCAGTGCTCTGGCCACGGCTCCCGTGCTGCAGGAGGAGTTCAGGTCGTCGTCTGAGATGATCCAGATTTGGCAGGCGATGGAGCACGACCTGAGCAGACCCTCAGTGCGTAGGCGCGAGACCCCCATCCAGGCAGCCAGAAGCTCCAGGACGGCTGCCGGGGGTCTCCCGGCAAACCCCAACTCTGACGGGGAGAAGGGAGGCTCCGACCTCGGCACCATAGCAGAGGAAACCCCCAGCGTCTCCAAACAGAGAACCAACGGACCCGCGGGCCGAGCCGGGAGTTTACGGGAGACCTTGAAGCTGTGGGGAGAGGCGGTTCCGGTCGTGAGACCCCCAAGGGTGTTGGAGCTCAGGGGCCAGACGCAGGGTCAGTCTGTCCAGCTGGAGAAGGACTCCCAGGACGACCTGGACAGCGCTAAGAGCAAGGTGCTGAGCCTCGCGCGACAGTACAGCCAGCGCATCAAAACATCCAAGCCAACGGTCCGGGTGCAGGCTGCGGACCCCCGTCTGGGGAAGAGAGCCCTGGCATCTgtggtggaggagagcgagacctcag GTAAACCCAGCCTGAGTCTCCCCCTGGTCCCGGGCCACCAGCCCCGGACCGCCCCCCGGCTGAGCCCGGTGGAGCCTGGCGCTCCGGGGCCCGACCCGGGGGCCAGGGCGCGCTCCAGGAGCCCCAACAGCCCGCCTCCCATGGAAGGCTTCTGCTGGCCCGACGTCCGGGAGCTGAGGTCCAAGTACGGCCTGTCGGACGGCCCCGCGCCCGGCCAGGTACCGGTGGGCCGCAGCATGTCGGTCCCGGAGGGGATGACCACGGACGGCGGGATCAAGAGACGCTCCAGCTacaccttccccctcctccccccggcggagagaggggaaggaggagcggaaggagggggggcagaTACCCCCCCGGAGGACGCGGGGAGGTACAGACTGCAGAGGACAAAGTCCCTGGACCACCGGCTGAGTGGCGTTCCGCTCGGTCGGCTGGAGAAGCTTCCGGAGGAGGCGTCCAACGGCGGCTTCCACGGTTACTACATCTCAGGGGAAGCGGGGTTACCCGGCGACGAGAGTCGGAGGGTCGTCGTGGTGGAGAAGCTGCCCGACGAGCCGGCGGTGGCGACCGGAGACGCGGCAGAAGCAGCCGGAGGGGAGGAAGGCGGGGAGAACTTCGTCCAGATCCGCTCGCCCACCAGCAGGGAGAAGATCTCCATCAGGGCGGTGATCGACCGCTGCCGGGCCTACCAGGAGACGGAGGAGTACAAACTCAGGGAGGAGGACGCCGCCAAGACGGAGGCTGGGCTGGGCGGGGCGAGGGGCAAAGAGCCGGACAAGAGCGCCGCGTCGTCGACGGAGCCGGAGGGCCAGGAGTCGGGCTCCACCCAGCAGAGCGTGGTGAAGAACCTCAGGCAAAAGTTCCAGAAGCTGAAGTGA